In the genome of Leptospira saintgironsiae, one region contains:
- a CDS encoding LB_053 family protein, with product MKAGVFRLRSLDRIQFFYYIFYISLIFFAAPAFAWKEDFEPKEVGIGEQVEYLLEFQQGEVQNPEIPSKGMYPDPDSPDLPLFEVISAEISDTKIKLSVSYYASGKFSLPIIWKDKDGKEFHSEAVMTVRSSLGEKDKTPEEILPPLEFSGKYGWKLAAILAGLAALGLGVFYAWYLNQTASKRTMDALVEADPWVQKILIYESKLDEIINAPPVFARTFYRVLSGYIRENMSKRMNAPFAHLTEAELFQRIYDSFGLEEEEAKNWENTFRKAQYSGEEVEISSSEALKAWDYWKEALSK from the coding sequence ATGAAGGCGGGAGTTTTCCGTCTGAGATCCTTGGATCGTATTCAATTTTTCTACTATATATTCTATATATCCCTGATATTCTTCGCGGCTCCTGCTTTTGCTTGGAAAGAAGATTTTGAACCTAAGGAAGTAGGGATTGGAGAGCAGGTTGAATACTTGTTGGAATTCCAACAAGGAGAAGTCCAGAATCCTGAGATCCCGTCCAAAGGAATGTACCCTGATCCGGATTCTCCAGATCTTCCCTTATTCGAAGTAATCTCTGCTGAGATTTCAGATACAAAGATCAAATTGAGTGTCTCTTATTATGCTTCTGGAAAATTTTCTCTTCCTATTATTTGGAAGGATAAAGACGGAAAAGAATTCCATTCCGAAGCAGTCATGACTGTTCGTTCTTCTTTAGGGGAGAAGGATAAAACTCCTGAGGAGATCCTACCACCTCTTGAGTTTTCAGGAAAATATGGCTGGAAACTCGCGGCAATCCTTGCAGGTCTGGCCGCATTAGGTTTAGGGGTCTTCTATGCTTGGTATTTAAATCAAACTGCATCTAAAAGAACTATGGATGCACTAGTTGAAGCAGATCCATGGGTTCAGAAAATTTTAATATACGAAAGTAAATTAGATGAGATCATCAATGCTCCTCCAGTATTTGCTAGGACCTTTTATAGAGTTTTATCAGGGTATATCCGTGAAAATATGTCTAAAAGGATGAATGCCCCATTCGCGCATCTTACTGAGGCAGAATTATTCCAACGTATATATGATTCTTTCGGATTAGAGGAAGAGGAAGCTAAAAATTGGGAAAATACTTTCCGTAAGGCACAATATTCAGGAGAAGAAGTGGAAATCTCTTCTTCAGAAGCGCTGAAGGCATGGGATTATTGGAAGGAGGCACTTTCCAAATGA
- the batA gene encoding VWA domain-containing protein BatA, translating into MTEWESPYYLFLIFPIWIWTFYSYWKNEPALGIELRIPGKVQSETFSIKRFLSSVAPLVRPIVLTLFVIAVAGPGKRYRFLPDETKGVDIILALDVSGSMSKSRDFLPETRLGVSKKLLKEFIRKRENDRLGLVVFAGGAYLQSPLTSDREVLEEILSQAEEETVPEQGTAIGDALILSCYRLRRSPAKSKVIVLITDGASNTGRIDPVTATEIAKGVGVKIYSIGIGKEDQSYEVNFEILDILSKRTGGVFYRAEDISELREVLASIDSLEKDLLILPPEEVRESESLIFLTYALALLGLDLLVRSWVFRYYV; encoded by the coding sequence ATGACGGAATGGGAGTCTCCATATTATCTTTTTCTGATATTTCCGATCTGGATCTGGACCTTTTATTCTTATTGGAAGAACGAGCCTGCATTAGGAATAGAACTTAGGATCCCCGGCAAGGTCCAATCAGAAACATTCTCAATAAAACGGTTTTTATCTTCTGTGGCTCCACTAGTTCGCCCAATCGTTTTAACTTTGTTTGTAATTGCAGTGGCAGGTCCTGGAAAAAGATATAGGTTTCTTCCGGATGAGACCAAGGGAGTGGATATCATTTTGGCATTGGATGTATCCGGTTCCATGTCCAAAAGTAGGGACTTCTTACCTGAAACTCGCTTAGGAGTTTCCAAAAAATTACTCAAAGAGTTTATTAGAAAAAGAGAAAATGATCGTTTAGGCCTAGTCGTATTTGCGGGAGGAGCTTATCTGCAGTCTCCTTTGACAAGCGATAGAGAAGTATTAGAAGAAATATTAAGCCAAGCAGAAGAAGAAACAGTTCCAGAACAAGGAACTGCTATCGGTGATGCACTTATACTTTCATGTTATAGATTACGCAGGTCTCCTGCAAAATCAAAAGTGATAGTGCTCATAACTGATGGTGCTTCTAATACTGGGCGTATAGATCCAGTGACAGCAACAGAGATCGCGAAGGGAGTGGGAGTTAAAATTTATTCTATAGGCATTGGAAAAGAAGACCAATCTTATGAAGTAAATTTTGAAATTTTGGATATACTTTCCAAGAGGACGGGAGGAGTATTTTATAGGGCAGAAGATATCAGCGAACTCCGAGAGGTTTTAGCTTCTATAGACTCTTTAGAAAAAGATCTTTTGATCTTACCTCCAGAAGAAGTTAGAGAATCGGAGTCCTTAATTTTTCTAACCTATGCACTTGCGTTATTGGGCTTGGACCTGCTTGTTCGGTCTTGGGTGTTTCGGTATTACGTATGA
- the batC gene encoding TPR repeat-containing protein BatC, with the protein MLEFWGKFLVRISKKVAPVLLLLFSFWGRDIYSFELDPGGNRIKEGRNSYEQGDYKNSLERYKEADPYFPEDPRLEFNRGDCEYKSGNLEKAIRHFEKSADSKDPDLRAQSHFNLGNSYLKLGDRKKAAEHYLRSLKENPNLESAKKNLEWLRKLPPPEGKEGSENKESTSEEKEDKSSASKQGSKGKEKSEKQSKSGVGKDPKDKNKSKMEDELDRIMESMDLDSVKRRSPGSRNKEVFW; encoded by the coding sequence GTGTTAGAGTTCTGGGGAAAATTTTTGGTTAGAATTTCTAAAAAGGTCGCTCCTGTTCTGTTACTCCTCTTCTCATTTTGGGGAAGAGATATTTATTCCTTTGAATTGGACCCAGGTGGAAATCGGATCAAAGAAGGTAGGAACTCCTACGAACAAGGCGATTATAAAAATTCTTTAGAAAGATATAAAGAAGCAGATCCTTATTTTCCGGAAGATCCTAGATTAGAATTCAATCGTGGAGATTGTGAATACAAATCGGGAAATTTAGAGAAAGCAATTCGTCATTTCGAAAAGTCTGCAGACTCAAAGGATCCAGACTTAAGAGCACAATCTCATTTTAATTTAGGGAATTCTTATTTAAAGTTGGGAGATCGTAAAAAAGCAGCAGAACATTATCTTCGTTCTCTAAAAGAAAATCCAAATTTGGAATCTGCTAAAAAGAACTTAGAATGGTTGCGCAAACTTCCTCCTCCGGAAGGAAAAGAGGGTTCAGAAAATAAAGAAAGTACATCTGAGGAAAAAGAAGATAAATCTTCCGCATCTAAACAAGGTTCCAAAGGAAAAGAGAAGTCGGAGAAACAATCCAAATCTGGCGTAGGAAAAGATCCGAAAGATAAAAACAAATCCAAGATGGAAGATGAATTGGATCGGATCATGGAATCCATGGATTTGGATTCAGTAAAAAGAAGAAGCCCAGGTTCTCGGAACAAAGAGGTGTTCTGGTGA
- a CDS encoding BatD family protein, with product MKRFLLLLLLGAFPLFAQGSKFYLSQTRADLGDAVFIILETEGGAQVRLIEKEFNGQGIKAVYWGTEENTTIVNFKVYRKKLIKYRLTVSAPGRFSVPEIEVEVDGQKVESGMMALEISPRSSTANKSSGFFSNRYFFSEETEGPEDGDLKVLFRTNKDQVWVGEPILGFFTLYYRNAIRPYIDRDFSSSIEFPYFRSEALSGINLLIPEQVIYEGLEFETAVYNKETFILTPLRKGEYSLGSTVFHLEGRQQSFFHMRSIKTVPSKIIVKDLPSPSPSEFKGAVGNFKIGLEEYPKAAFLGEPFQFKLTISGNGNLSSIKDPLLSVCDPACYPEITYLQTRQQRDFRELGPGEFGFYLNHSYHYSVLPKKEGVWKPDDLKFIFFNPSSGRYESVSLRFPGLEVGPPRPKQEIATEDTENKGGSFLLGSIFLSIMFVGAGAFTVLSLRKKYQAEAILKRLDLWIGSKRGFVLKHSVMTKGLPEEEASLLAGWKSDTVPLTETYKSLGPSSKTTLIRISNWLSDKLKEEGSE from the coding sequence GTGAAACGTTTCCTTCTTCTTTTATTATTAGGGGCTTTTCCATTATTTGCACAAGGTTCCAAATTTTATCTCAGCCAAACCAGAGCAGATCTGGGAGACGCAGTATTTATCATTTTAGAAACGGAAGGTGGCGCTCAGGTCCGATTGATCGAAAAGGAATTTAACGGACAAGGGATAAAGGCAGTCTATTGGGGCACTGAAGAAAATACCACGATTGTAAACTTCAAAGTATATCGTAAAAAACTAATTAAGTACAGACTAACTGTCTCTGCACCCGGACGTTTTTCGGTTCCAGAAATAGAAGTAGAAGTGGACGGACAAAAAGTAGAATCAGGAATGATGGCCTTGGAAATTTCTCCCAGAAGTTCCACTGCAAATAAATCTTCCGGATTTTTTTCGAATCGTTACTTTTTTAGCGAAGAAACAGAAGGCCCTGAAGATGGGGACTTAAAAGTTCTATTCAGAACGAACAAAGATCAGGTTTGGGTAGGGGAACCTATATTAGGATTTTTTACCTTATATTATAGAAATGCGATACGTCCTTATATAGATCGGGATTTTTCTAGCTCTATTGAATTCCCTTATTTTAGAAGTGAAGCGCTTTCTGGAATTAACCTTTTGATCCCAGAACAGGTGATTTACGAAGGATTAGAATTTGAAACCGCAGTTTATAATAAAGAAACTTTCATCCTAACTCCTTTGAGAAAGGGAGAATATTCTTTAGGTTCTACTGTATTCCATTTGGAAGGAAGACAACAGTCGTTCTTTCATATGAGAAGTATTAAGACTGTTCCTAGTAAAATTATAGTAAAGGATCTGCCTTCTCCTTCTCCATCGGAATTCAAAGGTGCAGTTGGCAATTTTAAGATAGGTTTAGAAGAATATCCTAAGGCGGCGTTTTTAGGGGAACCTTTTCAGTTTAAGTTAACTATTTCAGGAAATGGAAATCTATCTTCTATTAAAGATCCTTTATTGAGTGTGTGTGATCCTGCTTGTTACCCTGAGATTACATACTTGCAAACAAGGCAGCAAAGAGATTTCAGAGAGCTTGGTCCAGGGGAATTCGGATTTTATCTAAATCATTCTTATCATTATTCTGTACTTCCTAAAAAAGAAGGTGTTTGGAAGCCGGACGATCTGAAATTTATATTTTTCAATCCTAGTTCAGGAAGATACGAATCGGTTTCTCTTCGTTTTCCAGGGTTAGAGGTTGGACCTCCTAGACCAAAACAGGAAATTGCAACTGAAGATACCGAAAATAAGGGCGGGTCTTTTCTATTAGGTTCCATTTTTCTTTCTATCATGTTTGTGGGAGCAGGTGCATTTACAGTTTTGAGCCTGCGCAAGAAGTATCAAGCTGAAGCAATATTGAAACGACTTGACCTCTGGATAGGTTCCAAAAGAGGTTTTGTTTTGAAACATTCTGTGATGACCAAGGGATTACCGGAGGAAGAAGCAAGTCTTCTCGCAGGTTGGAAGTCAGACACGGTTCCATTGACTGAAACCTATAAAAGTTTGGGACCTTCTTCCAAAACAACTCTGATTAGGATCTCAAATTGGTTGTCTGATAAATTGAAAGAGGAGGGATCCGAATGA
- the htpG gene encoding molecular chaperone HtpG, whose product MSEEVKGRISVETENIFPIIKKWLYSEKDIFLRELVSNACDAIAKLKKISLNEEFEGGTDYRIDLDFDQEARILTVQDNGIGMTDEEVNRYINQIAFSGAEEFVKKYQSEGDKPEIIGHFGLGFYSSFMVSSKVKIETKSYKKGSASVVWESESGTEFSLKSGDRSERGTKISLYLDGDSGEYLDSWKLKELVRKYCDFLPVPIYVKEEKANKQTPLWSEQPSSVKKEQYDEFYQYLFPFAGEPLFHIHLNVDYPFRLQGILYFPRLKHELDANRMGIKLYCNHVFVSDEAKELVPQFLTVLQGTLDIPDLPLNVSRSYLQNDPLVKKISSHIVKKVSDKLQEEWTKNPDEFRKNWDEISLFVKYGMMTDEKFYESAKDLIFFKSSNGDLTKLEEYVERNKEKNSGKVYYAGEAELSSVYMDLLKSQGLEALLVDSRIDNHFLQFLEGKNPDLKFQRVDSELADQVLDKDASPDLADQDNKTTEDRLKEIFTKAIAREGVEIKTEALKSEDIPSVILLPEHLRRLAEMGQMYGQKPGDILKNHTLLLNRKSKLVKNILGLSKGVHPEKAEKLARSVYDLALLGAKLIGEDELSDLIRRQRDLLEDLSSD is encoded by the coding sequence ATGAGCGAAGAAGTAAAAGGTAGGATCTCCGTAGAAACGGAGAATATTTTCCCTATCATTAAAAAATGGTTATATTCTGAAAAAGATATATTCTTAAGAGAATTGGTTTCTAACGCATGTGACGCGATCGCTAAACTTAAAAAAATCTCCTTGAATGAAGAATTTGAGGGAGGAACGGACTATAGGATCGATCTGGACTTTGACCAAGAAGCCAGGATCTTAACAGTTCAAGATAACGGGATCGGGATGACCGACGAAGAAGTGAACCGTTATATCAACCAGATCGCATTTTCTGGCGCAGAAGAATTTGTAAAAAAATACCAATCAGAAGGGGACAAGCCTGAGATCATTGGACATTTCGGTTTGGGATTCTATTCCAGCTTTATGGTTTCTTCTAAAGTAAAAATAGAAACCAAGTCTTATAAAAAAGGAAGTGCCTCTGTTGTTTGGGAAAGTGAATCGGGCACCGAATTCTCCTTAAAATCTGGCGATAGATCCGAAAGAGGGACCAAGATCAGTTTATATCTGGATGGAGATTCCGGAGAATATTTGGATTCTTGGAAACTGAAAGAGCTCGTTCGTAAATACTGTGACTTTCTTCCTGTTCCAATTTACGTAAAAGAGGAGAAGGCGAATAAACAAACTCCATTATGGAGTGAACAACCTTCTTCCGTTAAAAAAGAACAATATGATGAGTTCTATCAGTATCTATTTCCTTTCGCTGGAGAACCTCTATTTCACATTCACTTAAATGTGGATTATCCTTTTAGGTTACAAGGTATTCTGTATTTCCCAAGACTCAAACATGAGTTAGATGCAAATCGAATGGGGATTAAACTCTATTGTAATCATGTATTTGTTTCTGACGAAGCAAAAGAGTTAGTGCCTCAATTTTTGACTGTTCTACAAGGAACTCTTGATATTCCGGATCTTCCTCTAAACGTTTCCAGATCTTATCTACAAAATGATCCTTTGGTAAAAAAGATATCTTCTCATATCGTTAAAAAAGTTTCAGACAAACTACAAGAAGAATGGACCAAAAATCCGGATGAATTCCGTAAGAACTGGGATGAGATCTCACTATTCGTTAAGTACGGAATGATGACTGATGAGAAATTTTACGAGTCAGCAAAAGATCTCATCTTCTTCAAATCATCTAACGGTGATTTAACGAAACTAGAAGAATATGTAGAAAGAAATAAGGAAAAAAATTCAGGCAAAGTATATTATGCGGGAGAAGCGGAACTTTCTTCTGTGTATATGGACCTTCTCAAGTCACAAGGACTGGAAGCTCTGCTTGTGGATTCCCGTATAGATAATCATTTCTTACAGTTTTTAGAAGGTAAAAATCCTGATCTAAAATTCCAAAGAGTAGATTCAGAACTTGCTGATCAAGTTTTGGATAAGGATGCAAGCCCTGATCTTGCGGACCAAGATAATAAAACTACTGAAGATAGGCTTAAGGAAATTTTCACTAAGGCAATTGCAAGAGAAGGCGTGGAAATCAAAACAGAGGCTTTGAAGTCTGAGGATATTCCTTCCGTGATTTTATTACCGGAACATCTTAGGCGTTTGGCAGAGATGGGCCAAATGTATGGACAGAAACCAGGTGATATCCTAAAGAATCATACTCTTCTTCTGAATCGCAAATCTAAATTGGTCAAAAATATACTTGGTCTTTCTAAAGGTGTACATCCGGAGAAGGCGGAGAAATTAGCCCGTTCTGTGTACGATCTTGCCTTGTTAGGCGCCAAGTTGATCGGAGAGGATGAATTGAGTGATTTAATCCGCCGCCAAAGGGATCTATTGGAAGATCTTTCCTCGGATTAA
- a CDS encoding PhoX family protein: MKVSRSDFLKYMGKGMLALTAARTLDLFSEPTNSPSKKVHSSHTSSPKTKKEISSKIPGSNFKPLRPNTQDDLILAAGFTYDLIAVYGDKINTKGDTFGYAADFNCFFQFPNDPNSALLWTNHEYLNELEYYVTGYDYNQKGPNNRTPEQIEKYLYSLGGSIIGLHKSKGTWVLDPESKYGRRINGRSEFQLKGPVAGSETISGKTKVYGTFANCSGGQTLWNTVLSCEENYEMVVEDCKLEDPKEYGWVIEIDPFDPSSTPVKHTALGRFSHENAALTVSPSGKLVVYMGDDSKDQCVYKFVSEKNYDPKKGKLNSELLEEGTLYVGNFEKCVWVPLDLEKNPNLKNAKDKEGKLKFKTQADVLVSCRDAAKTAGGTPMDRPEDLEVHPLDKSVFVSFTNNDSHGNFYGQIVRIKEENSDAESVRFEFEVFVAGGGKSGFSSPDNLAFDSSGNLWMVTDMTTRLLGKSIFKKFGNNGMFFIPTSGEDAGKAFQFASAPIGAELTGPWFTPDEEFLFLSVQHPGEDTKDYDVPTSRWPARTKGDIPRPGVVAIRRA, translated from the coding sequence ATGAAGGTATCTAGATCCGATTTTTTAAAATATATGGGAAAGGGAATGCTTGCTTTGACTGCGGCCCGCACCTTGGATCTGTTTTCAGAGCCTACAAATAGTCCTTCTAAAAAAGTACATTCTTCACATACTTCTTCTCCAAAAACAAAAAAGGAGATCTCTTCTAAAATTCCAGGGAGTAATTTTAAACCTCTAAGACCTAATACACAAGACGATCTGATCTTAGCGGCCGGCTTTACATACGATCTGATCGCAGTCTATGGAGATAAGATCAACACTAAGGGAGATACTTTCGGTTACGCTGCAGATTTTAACTGCTTCTTCCAATTTCCGAATGATCCAAACTCTGCACTTCTTTGGACAAATCACGAATACTTAAATGAATTAGAATATTATGTAACCGGTTATGATTATAACCAAAAGGGTCCGAATAATAGAACTCCTGAACAGATCGAAAAATATCTGTACTCATTAGGCGGATCTATCATTGGACTACACAAATCCAAGGGGACTTGGGTATTAGATCCTGAATCTAAATATGGAAGAAGAATAAATGGAAGGTCGGAATTCCAACTAAAAGGGCCTGTGGCAGGCTCTGAAACAATCTCGGGTAAAACAAAAGTGTATGGAACATTTGCAAATTGTTCCGGAGGGCAAACATTATGGAATACTGTTCTCTCTTGCGAAGAGAACTACGAAATGGTTGTCGAAGATTGTAAACTGGAAGATCCAAAAGAGTACGGTTGGGTCATAGAAATAGATCCTTTTGATCCTTCCTCTACCCCAGTAAAACATACTGCACTCGGGAGATTCTCTCATGAGAATGCTGCATTAACTGTTTCTCCATCCGGAAAGTTAGTTGTGTATATGGGAGATGATTCCAAGGACCAATGCGTTTATAAATTTGTCTCCGAAAAAAATTACGATCCTAAAAAAGGAAAATTAAACTCAGAACTTTTAGAAGAAGGAACCTTATACGTAGGTAATTTTGAAAAATGTGTGTGGGTCCCTTTAGATCTGGAAAAAAATCCAAATCTAAAAAATGCAAAAGATAAAGAAGGAAAACTTAAATTTAAAACCCAAGCAGATGTCTTGGTTTCATGTAGAGATGCTGCAAAAACTGCTGGTGGAACTCCAATGGATAGACCAGAAGATCTGGAAGTCCATCCATTAGATAAATCTGTTTTTGTATCTTTTACCAATAATGATTCTCATGGAAATTTTTACGGACAAATAGTTCGTATCAAAGAAGAAAACTCAGACGCTGAATCGGTTCGTTTTGAATTCGAAGTGTTTGTTGCCGGGGGAGGGAAGAGTGGATTTTCTTCTCCTGATAATTTGGCTTTTGATTCTTCCGGAAATCTTTGGATGGTTACCGACATGACCACCAGACTTTTAGGAAAATCCATCTTCAAAAAATTCGGAAATAACGGTATGTTCTTTATTCCTACAAGCGGAGAAGATGCAGGAAAAGCTTTCCAATTTGCTTCTGCTCCGATAGGTGCGGAACTTACAGGCCCATGGTTTACACCTGACGAAGAGTTTTTATTCTTATCAGTGCAGCATCCAGGAGAAGATACCAAGGATTATGATGTTCCTACAAGCCGCTGGCCCGCTAGAACGAAGGGAGACATTCCTCGACCGGGAGTGGTTGCGATTAGAAGGGCTTAG
- a CDS encoding STAS domain-containing protein: MDSLKILEQDAGTEIRVYLVSGRLDESTFPLFKEKVLDVSHANNTVLNLSDLKYVSSSGIRAIFELKNRLTGEGKKLLLTEAGEKVIQIFNLLGLWKPFAHFEKEEDAIAACLKN; this comes from the coding sequence ATGGATAGTTTAAAAATTCTAGAACAGGATGCTGGTACAGAGATCAGAGTATATTTGGTTTCTGGCAGGCTAGACGAATCCACCTTCCCTTTATTTAAAGAAAAAGTATTGGATGTAAGTCATGCAAACAATACTGTTCTGAATTTATCCGATCTTAAATATGTTTCCAGTTCTGGCATCCGCGCAATCTTCGAATTAAAGAACAGACTTACTGGAGAAGGTAAAAAACTTCTTCTTACAGAAGCCGGAGAGAAGGTCATTCAGATCTTTAATCTATTGGGTCTTTGGAAACCTTTCGCTCATTTTGAGAAAGAAGAAGACGCAATCGCTGCTTGTCTTAAAAACTAA
- a CDS encoding NAD+ kinase has translation MSTEKRKKIESVLVVIKRTKYELDLESYGSLDEFKRVAEIQNDSFSRIYNSHLRQLQSREELKRTFPNGNFIFREELENIDIAIYDLVIALGGDNHFTYVAHHALDNLVLGCNSDPETSVGALLSFHTSDISNAVSKNWENIRIEEWPRINVRIEYPNGKAIETFQGISEISIRNNSPDLTSRFLISHEQVSEEQKCSGLLVYTGAGSTGWVMSCENKDVSFDKQEPYFKVYCRELRKKESFQYKLDHFTVRNSFRLISEMRGGISIDSLAERIYDFPPGAKADFSVSPERLRVVVQKHG, from the coding sequence ATGTCGACGGAAAAGCGAAAAAAGATCGAATCTGTTCTGGTAGTTATCAAAAGAACAAAGTATGAATTAGATCTGGAGAGCTATGGCTCTCTGGATGAATTCAAAAGAGTTGCAGAGATCCAAAACGATTCCTTCTCTAGGATCTACAATTCCCATCTCAGACAATTACAAAGCAGAGAAGAATTAAAACGTACATTCCCGAATGGAAACTTCATCTTCCGAGAAGAATTAGAAAATATAGATATAGCTATCTATGATCTGGTGATTGCGTTAGGTGGAGATAATCATTTCACTTACGTTGCACATCATGCCTTGGACAATTTAGTTCTGGGATGTAATTCCGATCCTGAAACTTCTGTAGGTGCCCTTCTATCCTTTCATACCTCCGATATTTCAAATGCAGTTTCTAAAAATTGGGAAAATATAAGAATAGAAGAATGGCCCAGGATCAATGTTAGGATCGAATACCCGAATGGAAAAGCGATTGAAACATTCCAAGGTATTAGCGAAATTTCTATCCGCAATAATAGCCCTGATTTAACGAGCCGATTCTTAATATCTCATGAACAAGTCTCAGAAGAACAGAAATGTTCAGGCCTTCTGGTATATACCGGAGCGGGTTCTACTGGTTGGGTTATGTCTTGCGAAAATAAAGACGTAAGCTTTGACAAGCAGGAGCCCTATTTCAAAGTGTACTGTAGAGAGTTACGTAAGAAGGAAAGTTTCCAGTACAAACTGGATCACTTCACGGTTCGCAACTCTTTCCGTCTAATATCAGAAATGCGCGGGGGGATCTCCATCGATTCCTTGGCGGAACGTATTTATGATTTCCCTCCCGGGGCCAAAGCGGACTTTTCCGTTTCTCCGGAAAGATTGCGGGTAGTGGTGCAAAAACATGGATAG